The genomic stretch CCAGAGATGCAGCATACCCCTCCTCACCTGCTGCCGTCGCCGTTCGTCTATGATCGGACGGCTACCAGAGACTTTTTGTTCTCCCGTCACAGGCGTGTACAACTCGCGGATGGCAACTGAACACACAATTTTCACAGGAATTTCACATCAAAACTTTAAACTGTTGCAGTACATCAATAAAGTGCAAATGGCACTGTAATTACCCATCACTTCAACACCATAGTCATAGACAGGAGAGAGACCCATAGGCATTCAAAGATGAGTATCAAAAAACTTCGCACAGAACAAAACTTCCCTTTACTACTCTGGATATAATTGCCTTGCTTACAATGTACAGCCATGGCCCAAGCTCTAGAATGAAGAAAGTGCACAGCAATACATGTTTGTGGTGTAAACAAGCCTGTTGGATTAGGGACAATGAGATCTCTCCGAGATCTTCAGAGAGCTTGCTTCGAATGGCAAATGGTACTACTACTCAAGTAGACAAGTACACTTATGCAACTGCAGCAGCAATCCGATGACAAAAGTCGGTAGCTGCTGCAGGCTCTTCTTCAGTGTTTGAGTTTTGAAGTTTCGATGGCTTCAGGCTGGGTCTTGTTTGAATAGTTTTGATCCTCTCTTCTGCTGACTTTTGTTCGGCGCGATGCACCAGACGAGGCTAGACCGAGTAGGTTTCTCCAAACGCAGCAGCAATGCGATGCTCAAAATAAGTAGCTTCTGGAGCCTCTTCTTGCATATGAGTTTTGAAGTTTCAGTAGCTTCAAGCTGGCTCTTGTTTGAATAGTTTCAAACCTCTCTTCTGCTGATTTTGTTCTGCGCAAGGCTTAGTTGTAAGGATAGCAGCAACTAATTTTGGGATATTCAAAATAAACTGACGAGCACACTCTAGCAGTTACCTGAAAATCATACTGCAGCAGACCTGCTACTCAGCTGCAAAGGGTTCTGATGATACCTACTCCTCAGCTGCAAAGGGTTCCATGACCTTCTTCAGTGCCTCCTGCCTTCCATGGATTGAAAGAATAACAAACTAGCAGTTACCTACATAAAACAAACAAACAGGTGAACACTCGTTCAAACAAATGAAACCAACTTAACAAATGGACGTATATAAACACCAAAAAAATAGATAAGTTAGCACCTGTAGGACCCTACAAAACAGAAGAAAGGGTCATGGTAAAgaagcaaaacaaaaataaaacaggaTGAAGCAATATAAATGTTAGAAGCATAAcctgcaaagaaaaaaaaatattagCAGAAAAATTAAGCTATATGAGAGCAAACCATAAATAACTCAGGCTTGATCAGCAACCTGCCATGCAAAGCACTAGCTATGAAGGAAAATCAGTTAGTAAGTTCACGCCCCATGAAATAGTATAAGGTAATCTCCAATAAATTTACATCATCGACTGTGTCAAACAAATTTGCACAGCTTGACTGCACTGAAATGCCATCATATAATTGTGAATGACCATAAGAGAAGATAACAAAGAAAAGGAGTCACGACCTAGAATAATATAAAGTTAGAGCAAACAAGATTATTGCACTACACGGAAATAATCTAAACGGTATTCGGAAATGATCATCTCAAAATACTAGGTAATTCAGAATAGGATGTTCAATCGAAGTTACGATTACAACAAGGTCCCATGAATCAGAAGTGATACTACATAGAAATTTATTCTGTCCCTCTAAGGAGTCTCATATCCCTTCATCAGTCTACAAAGAAGGAAACTCTTATAGTTCCATCCTGTCGAAGAAGGGGAAATGGAGTAGAAAGATCCGCGTAAGGTGGCCGGGGAAAGGAAGGATGGAAGTCTCGTCAGCTCTAGCTCAGGTCCATGCCATCTCCAGCTTGGCTTGGTATCGGAGAGACGGCAGAGTAGGACCTCTCGAAAGGGGAAGGATGAAGCTGTGCACCGCGCCTGCGCTTAAAGGAGCACCCTTCATGGCTGTCAACTTCATGCTTCCTCCGGATCCCCCTGACAGCCTGCAGCTCCAGTGGTGAGAGCGGGAACAGCTGCCCACTCACTCGGCAGAGCGAGTTGTGGTTGTCATAGAGGATCCTCTGGTTGCAGTTTTTGTCACAGATGTGCGTCAGCCCAGTCAGTTTGCAACGGTACATGTTGCCAAAGATGTGCTCATTCTGGCACCTCTTGTCACACTTGTGACTGGGAACTTGCCCTTCAGTGTTAAGAATAGTGGACAAGAAAATCACGTTGCTGGGCTCAGCAATCACAGGTTTGCCAAGTACCTCCATTGTTCTGCCGCAAGAGACCTCTTCGCAGACCCCCTTTTTCTCGGTTCCCGAGATCGGAGTCTCTGCAAACCCAGAATAAGAATTTTGCTTCAGAATTTCGTTTTGAAGCATACGACCCACACAGTGACAGTACTTTACTCCTATTGCTGAGCCAATGAATCGAATAAATACAGTTAAGGTAGCAAGCAAGATTTATCACAGATTTGCAACATTCTCACCACTATTTTCTACAATATTTTCATCACTATTTTCTACAGAATCTTTGGACACTTGTACGCTTTCTAAATTCTGACATTACAAACAAGATCCACTAAATCCTTTTGCTCCCGCACACCATGACCAATACAATTCCAGGTCAGACCCTAATTGAAACATTTGGATAGTCCACCTGGCATCAATCCACGGACGAATCCAAAAAGGGTCGTAAAAATCCCCTATATAAAATTGTCAGATACAAACAAAACCTAACTCACAAGTAAGCACCCACTACGTTTAACTCCGCGGGCAAAACCAGACCAGAAACCTACCTGCCCCCTTCACAGTTACACCAGATCTAAACAGTGAAACCCCCACCTACCGAACCAACCACGATAAATTCGCGGTAAAACCGCCAACAACAGCACCTAGGCGCCAAAATCGACTCCAATTCGGGATTTTAGACCGACAAGATCGCATGAAAACGCCTCCTCACACACTCTCCCCTCTCTCATCGTCGAAACACCCCCAAAATCCCAAGCGGAAACCTCACAGGAGCAACGTAAATGGGGGGTGAAGGCGAGGATACGTACCAGAACAGCTCGAAGGCGGGCGGGGCAAGGGAGTGGAAACGCGGCGGAGGTCTTCGGCCTCTCCCCCCACTTCTCCTCTCCGCCAGGAAACAGGAACCTCTCGCAGAAAGAATCAAGAGCAACGGCCCGGACGAAGAGGGGACGGGGAAGGGTGGGTGCTTATTTATAGGATCTTGGCCTCTGCTGAATGACAAGAATGCCCATGGATGGCTCGGACGTCGACACGGAGGGCTCGCTCACTATCCGTCCCTACTTCCGCGGATCGGCCCGGCTCGAAGATCGGCTCGGTCCTGTCTCCCCGAGTGAACCAGCTAACCTACTTTGGTTGTCATTTGGTGCTAATCACATGCTATTTCGTGCTAGTGCTAATATACTATCCGACTCTTTTGGTTACTGTAG from Lolium rigidum isolate FL_2022 chromosome 4, APGP_CSIRO_Lrig_0.1, whole genome shotgun sequence encodes the following:
- the LOC124705947 gene encoding uncharacterized protein LOC124705947, which gives rise to MEVLGKPVIAEPSNVIFLSTILNTEGQVPSHKCDKRCQNEHIFGNMYRCKLTGLTHICDKNCNQRILYDNHNSLCRVSGQLFPLSPLELQAVRGIRRKHEVDSHEGCSFKRRRGAQLHPSPFERSYSAVSPIPSQAGDGMDLS